One stretch of Cohnella algarum DNA includes these proteins:
- a CDS encoding helicase-related protein, producing MEILNNIDRLLGDDLKKSIRKGSRLSIAASCFSIYAYEALMKELNQVEEVRFIFTSPTFIADSIKKEKREFYIPKLTREKSLYGSEFEIRLKNEMNLKAIAKECSDWIRKKVTFKSNRTSGAMQGMLNLQTSDEAITYMPVDGFTTVDLGYEKGNALSKMVNKFNEVPFTKMYFDLFNQVWNDKNKLEDVTNQVAEHISSVYKENSPEFIYYVILYNIFNEFLSDITEDILPNEATGFKETEIWKRLYHFQKDAVLGAINKLEKYNGCILADSVGLGKTFTALGIIKYYELRNKSVLLLCPKKLGDNWLTYKQNVTNNILYADRLRYDVLYHTDISRERGKSNDIPLDRLNWGNYDLLVIDESHNFRNNEAKKDKETRYQKLMRKVLKSGVKTKVLMLSATPVNNKFMDLRNQLALAYEGNPEEINNKLGTERGINDIFKRAQSAFNQWSKLDAAERTTETLLGMLDFDFFELLDSLTIARSRKHIQKYYKAEEIGEFPKRLPPLSKFCNLTDRTDVIGYNDIFMELSRINLGIYAPFKYIQPSRLRLYEEMYDTSVKGGSGSFKQLDREGSLQLLMRINLLKRLESSVESFRLTLSKIISKLGQTLERIEAYQRSGKSDAVGYTEIEDASLDDDDWLDDDFTIGDTIKINLSDMDVLRWKEDLMSDHQILSALHEEMQKVTPERDEKLNALKQVIDDKIRQPINPGNRKVIIFSAFTDTAAYLYNHLSAYMKSKYNIDTAKIVGSDENKNTAGLRNDISTLLTCFSPRSKEKKLTMPDVDGEIDLLIASDCISEGQNLQDCDFLINYDIHWNPVRIIQRFGRVDRIGSQNKSIQLVNFWPNMTLDEYIQLKERVENRMVIMDMTATGDDNVLFNQSSDLEYRKQQLNRLQKEVVDLDEMNTGVSITDLGLNDFRMDLVNYVKENGELDTVPSGLHAVVSADEDNGVQPGVIFVLRNVNEELNPDKQNRLHPFYLVYLSDDGEVITNHMDVKKTLDVLRALCRGQSEPVLEACRSFNQATKDGRKMDAYSMLLEEAIRSIVQVKEEGDLDSLFSSGGTTALIDSVKGLEDFELITFVVIRQVSA from the coding sequence ATGGAAATTCTGAATAACATCGACCGTCTACTCGGCGATGACCTTAAAAAATCGATCCGAAAAGGTTCGCGGCTGTCGATCGCAGCATCCTGCTTTTCGATCTACGCCTATGAAGCATTAATGAAAGAGCTGAATCAGGTGGAAGAAGTGCGGTTTATCTTCACTTCGCCTACCTTTATTGCGGATAGCATCAAGAAAGAGAAGCGGGAGTTCTACATCCCGAAGTTGACCCGTGAGAAAAGCCTGTACGGTTCCGAGTTTGAAATCCGGCTCAAAAATGAAATGAACCTCAAAGCGATTGCGAAAGAATGCAGCGACTGGATTCGGAAGAAAGTCACCTTCAAGTCGAATCGGACTTCAGGTGCAATGCAAGGGATGTTGAATTTGCAGACATCCGATGAAGCCATCACATACATGCCAGTCGATGGCTTTACGACGGTCGATCTTGGATACGAGAAAGGCAACGCTTTATCCAAGATGGTGAACAAATTCAATGAGGTTCCTTTTACCAAAATGTATTTTGATTTGTTCAATCAAGTCTGGAACGACAAGAACAAACTCGAAGATGTGACCAATCAGGTGGCCGAGCACATTTCATCCGTTTATAAAGAGAACTCGCCGGAGTTCATCTACTACGTTATTCTCTACAATATCTTCAACGAGTTCTTGTCAGATATTACGGAAGACATACTGCCGAACGAAGCAACTGGCTTCAAAGAAACGGAAATCTGGAAGCGGCTCTATCACTTTCAGAAAGATGCGGTGCTCGGTGCGATTAACAAGCTTGAGAAATACAATGGCTGCATCCTTGCAGACAGCGTCGGCCTTGGGAAAACATTCACCGCTCTTGGCATTATCAAGTATTACGAGCTTCGCAACAAGTCTGTCTTGTTGCTATGTCCGAAAAAGCTTGGTGATAACTGGCTCACATACAAACAGAACGTGACCAACAACATCTTGTACGCCGACCGTCTGCGATACGATGTACTCTACCATACGGACATTTCTCGTGAGAGAGGAAAGTCCAATGACATTCCACTCGACAGATTGAACTGGGGCAACTATGATTTGCTCGTCATCGACGAATCGCATAACTTCCGCAATAACGAAGCGAAGAAAGATAAAGAGACACGATATCAGAAGCTGATGCGGAAAGTGCTAAAGAGCGGCGTCAAGACGAAGGTACTGATGCTGTCGGCAACTCCGGTGAATAACAAGTTCATGGATCTCCGTAATCAGCTTGCTCTTGCGTATGAGGGAAATCCTGAAGAGATCAACAACAAGTTGGGCACGGAACGGGGCATCAACGACATCTTCAAACGGGCTCAGTCTGCCTTCAATCAGTGGTCAAAGCTAGATGCCGCTGAACGGACAACAGAGACGCTGCTAGGTATGCTTGACTTTGATTTCTTTGAGCTGTTGGATAGTTTGACCATCGCTCGCTCCCGCAAGCACATTCAGAAGTATTACAAAGCTGAGGAGATCGGCGAATTTCCTAAGCGATTGCCGCCATTATCCAAGTTCTGCAATCTGACAGACAGGACGGATGTCATCGGCTATAATGATATTTTTATGGAGTTGTCCAGAATCAACCTCGGCATTTATGCTCCGTTCAAGTACATTCAACCGAGTCGCTTGCGACTGTATGAAGAAATGTATGATACGAGTGTAAAAGGCGGAAGCGGGAGCTTCAAACAATTGGACCGGGAAGGCAGCTTGCAGCTCCTGATGCGGATCAATTTGCTTAAACGGTTGGAGAGCTCCGTAGAATCCTTCCGGTTGACGCTGTCCAAGATTATTTCCAAGCTCGGTCAGACATTGGAGAGAATTGAGGCTTATCAGCGAAGCGGAAAATCAGATGCGGTTGGATACACGGAGATTGAAGATGCCAGTCTCGATGATGACGATTGGTTAGATGATGACTTTACCATCGGGGATACCATCAAGATCAATCTATCCGATATGGACGTGCTTCGATGGAAAGAAGACTTGATGAGTGATCACCAAATTCTATCTGCTCTTCACGAAGAGATGCAGAAAGTAACGCCCGAGCGAGACGAAAAGCTGAATGCCTTGAAACAAGTCATCGATGATAAAATCAGACAGCCAATCAATCCGGGCAATCGTAAAGTGATCATCTTTAGTGCATTCACGGATACCGCGGCGTATTTGTACAACCATCTATCTGCATACATGAAGTCGAAATACAACATCGATACTGCCAAAATTGTTGGCAGCGATGAGAACAAAAACACCGCCGGACTTCGGAACGACATCAGTACATTGCTCACCTGCTTCTCGCCGCGATCTAAGGAGAAGAAGTTGACGATGCCGGATGTGGATGGCGAGATCGATCTGCTCATTGCGTCCGATTGCATCTCCGAGGGGCAAAACTTGCAGGATTGCGATTTTCTCATCAATTATGATATTCACTGGAATCCGGTACGAATCATCCAGCGGTTTGGACGAGTTGATCGGATCGGCTCCCAAAACAAATCCATTCAGCTCGTGAACTTCTGGCCCAACATGACGCTGGACGAATACATTCAATTGAAAGAACGGGTCGAGAATCGCATGGTTATCATGGATATGACGGCAACTGGCGACGACAATGTTCTGTTTAATCAGTCCAGCGATTTAGAATACCGGAAGCAGCAGCTTAATCGCTTGCAGAAAGAAGTCGTCGATCTGGACGAAATGAACACCGGAGTATCCATAACGGATTTAGGTCTTAATGATTTCCGCATGGATTTGGTGAACTACGTCAAAGAGAATGGCGAACTGGATACCGTTCCTAGCGGACTGCATGCTGTTGTTTCTGCTGATGAAGATAATGGAGTACAGCCAGGCGTCATATTCGTTCTTCGCAATGTAAATGAAGAACTGAACCCGGACAAGCAGAATCGCTTGCATCCTTTCTACCTGGTCTACCTGAGTGACGATGGTGAAGTCATCACCAATCATATGGATGTCAAGAAGACACTCGATGTTTTGCGTGCCCTGTGCAGAGGACAATCTGAACCTGTCCTGGAGGCATGTCGCAGCTTCAATCAAGCGACGAAAGACGGCAGGAAGATGGATGCTTACTCCATGCTGTTGGAGGAAGCGATCCGCTCTATTGTACAGGTGAAGGAAGAAGGCGATCTGGATAGCTTGTTCAGTTCGGGAGGCACAACGGCTTTAATCGATTCCGTCAAAGGTCTTGAGGATTTTGAACTCATTACCTTTGTTGTCATCCGGCAGGTGAGTGCATGA
- a CDS encoding DUF4391 domain-containing protein: MMFKLPSSTLVNRKIPKNKFYEKLHANQHLKELFTEQVESIIWKHKLSKETIRLEPKDDIEEVQVFEVHLKERTYSLDLLRSIDKAIPYPILHVIIYEDQAKLAIAYKERNQTDDNRSVVRSYHESEWQPVEELKLDIIQGLDLKAVYENIIRQLLSINSKPEMELTAVLERQASIDKLTQECQRLESKIRGEKQFNRKVELNMELQRKRKQLNQLLD; encoded by the coding sequence ATGATGTTCAAGCTACCATCAAGCACACTTGTAAATCGCAAAATACCGAAAAATAAGTTTTATGAGAAGCTTCACGCCAATCAACATCTAAAGGAACTGTTTACCGAGCAAGTCGAGTCGATTATTTGGAAGCACAAACTATCCAAAGAGACGATTCGCCTCGAACCGAAAGATGACATTGAGGAAGTTCAGGTGTTTGAGGTTCACTTGAAAGAGCGAACCTATTCACTTGATCTGCTACGTAGCATCGACAAGGCGATTCCTTACCCCATACTGCACGTCATTATATACGAAGATCAGGCAAAGCTCGCAATCGCCTACAAGGAGCGGAATCAGACCGATGATAACCGCTCCGTTGTACGTTCTTATCACGAATCGGAATGGCAGCCTGTAGAAGAATTGAAGCTGGACATCATTCAAGGACTTGATTTAAAGGCCGTATACGAGAACATCATCCGTCAACTGTTGTCGATTAACTCGAAGCCGGAAATGGAGCTTACAGCCGTACTGGAGCGGCAAGCAAGCATAGACAAGCTGACGCAAGAATGCCAGCGGCTGGAGTCGAAGATTCGCGGAGAAAAGCAGTTCAATCGCAAGGTCGAATTGAACATGGAATTGCAACGTAAACGTAAACAATTGAATCAACTACTTGACTAA
- a CDS encoding site-specific DNA-methyltransferase, with product MNHLTMKSTDLTQVNIDKIAELFPNVITEARDEQGKIKRAIDFDLLKQELSDYLVEGEKERYQLTWPGKKEAILQANATIDKTLRPVKENSVNWEYTQNLYIEGDNLEVLKLLQESYLNKIKLIYIDPPYNTGKDFIYRDDFKSSLDEYAEESGQVDDHGNRLYQNTEANGRFHSDWLTMMYSRLRTAKNLLREDGLIFISIDDNEVDNLKKICDDCFSRTNFIGTFAWRRSISSNDAQKHFSNDHEYILVYGKSSSSQLLGLAKSDADYTNPDNDHRGPWKKSVLVCSKTKDERPNLYYPITDPATGITYECNPNLVWAYEKNTMKRLIEEGRIIFPKNGQGKPALKLFWNDLRSHRKPVSSFIDKQEGFEFQLNSAGTKEINNIFEGKVFTYPKPSENIKQLINVATENDDIILDFFSGSASTAHAVMQLNAEDGGKRRFVMVQVPEATEESSEAYRAGFTTICEIGKERIRRAAKKIKEETGADIDYGFRVYRVDSSNMKDVYYTPDKLGQMNLDDVASNIKEDRTGEDLLIQVMLECGLELSLPMESRVIDGKTVHYVAGNSLIACFDDEVTESVIKKIAEDQPLRVVFRDSSFRDDSGICQDSCRDFLGKVNVKIAIFLQLE from the coding sequence ATGAACCATCTGACGATGAAATCAACTGATCTGACTCAGGTCAATATCGACAAGATAGCGGAATTGTTTCCTAACGTAATTACAGAAGCAAGAGATGAACAAGGAAAGATTAAACGTGCGATTGATTTTGATTTGTTGAAGCAAGAGCTTTCCGATTACCTTGTTGAAGGGGAAAAAGAGCGGTATCAATTGACTTGGCCCGGGAAAAAAGAAGCTATCCTTCAAGCCAATGCTACAATTGATAAAACACTACGACCAGTCAAAGAAAACAGCGTAAACTGGGAGTATACGCAGAATCTTTACATTGAGGGTGACAACCTTGAAGTTCTGAAATTACTTCAAGAATCTTACTTGAATAAAATCAAATTGATTTATATTGATCCACCATATAATACAGGAAAAGATTTTATTTATAGGGATGACTTTAAATCATCATTAGATGAATATGCAGAAGAATCTGGCCAGGTAGATGATCATGGAAATCGTCTTTATCAAAATACAGAAGCTAATGGTCGATTTCACAGCGACTGGCTAACTATGATGTATTCTCGATTGAGAACTGCAAAGAATTTATTAAGAGAAGATGGATTGATCTTTATTAGCATTGATGATAATGAGGTAGATAACCTTAAGAAAATATGTGACGATTGTTTTAGTCGCACTAACTTTATTGGAACATTTGCTTGGAGACGAAGTATTTCGTCCAATGATGCACAAAAACATTTTAGTAATGACCACGAGTATATATTGGTTTATGGCAAATCTTCAAGTTCACAACTACTTGGATTAGCAAAAAGTGATGCAGATTATACAAACCCAGATAATGATCATAGAGGTCCTTGGAAAAAAAGTGTCTTAGTTTGTAGTAAAACAAAAGACGAAAGGCCGAATCTTTATTATCCAATAACTGATCCAGCTACCGGAATTACTTACGAATGTAATCCCAATCTTGTATGGGCTTATGAAAAGAATACAATGAAAAGACTAATTGAAGAAGGGAGAATTATCTTCCCTAAGAACGGACAAGGGAAACCTGCTCTAAAATTATTTTGGAATGATCTGAGATCACATCGAAAGCCGGTTTCATCATTTATTGATAAGCAAGAGGGATTCGAGTTCCAATTAAATTCAGCGGGAACAAAAGAAATAAATAATATATTTGAAGGCAAAGTGTTCACGTATCCAAAGCCTTCAGAAAACATCAAACAATTAATAAACGTGGCCACAGAAAACGATGATATTATCCTAGACTTTTTCTCCGGCTCTGCCTCAACAGCACACGCTGTTATGCAATTGAATGCTGAAGACGGGGGTAAGAGAAGGTTTGTTATGGTGCAAGTACCGGAAGCTACAGAGGAAAGTTCAGAAGCCTATAGAGCAGGATTCACAACGATTTGTGAAATTGGCAAAGAACGCATCCGCCGTGCTGCCAAAAAGATCAAAGAAGAAACAGGAGCAGACATCGATTACGGCTTCCGTGTGTACCGAGTAGACTCAAGCAACATGAAAGATGTCTATTACACGCCGGACAAGCTAGGCCAGATGAATCTGGATGATGTGGCGTCGAACATCAAAGAAGACCGTACTGGCGAGGACTTACTCATCCAAGTGATGCTGGAGTGCGGACTGGAGCTCTCATTGCCAATGGAATCCAGAGTAATTGATGGGAAAACCGTACATTACGTTGCTGGCAACTCTTTGATTGCTTGCTTTGATGATGAGGTAACAGAGTCGGTTATCAAGAAGATCGCAGAGGATCAACCACTTCGCGTTGTATTCCGTGACAGCTCTTTCCGGGATGATTCCGGTATTTGTCAAGATAGTTGTCGCGATTTCTTAGGGAAAGTAAACGTTAAGATAGCGATTTTTTTGCAGCTTGAATAA
- a CDS encoding IS3 family transposase, with translation MKSRAKAQRSSARRSRRLVGVAKKGPSDLGGPRGRMISASDREHALTLIQEAVAAGAREAAACRELGLTQRTLQRWRKQGGTVDGRPHAKRPTPANKLSDAEEQQVLEVLQQPPYRSLPPSQIVPALADEGTYIASESSFYRVMHKYNQQHHRGRSKKRTPKPITSHAASGPNEVWMWDITWLPGPVKGLFFYLYLILDLYSRKIVGWEIWEEESAEHASQLIRRTVVREQCVIRRQPLVLHSDNGSPMKGATLLETLYSLGITPSRSRPRVSNDNPYAESIFRTCKYRPGYPTEGFKALSEAREWVMRFVRWYNEQHRHSGLNFITPNQRHEGLAHQVFEKRKEIYLAAKARNPNRWSGTIRDWSLKDEVWLNPEKVTLIQAAKKSLS, from the coding sequence ATTAAATCGAGAGCTAAAGCGCAAAGAAGCAGCGCTCGCCGAAGCCGCCGCCTTGTTGGTGTTGCGAAAAAAGGCCCAAGCGATCTGGGGGGACCAAGAGGACGAATGATCAGTGCCTCAGATCGCGAGCATGCCCTTACACTGATTCAAGAAGCCGTTGCCGCCGGTGCAAGAGAAGCGGCTGCTTGCCGAGAGCTCGGACTGACTCAGCGGACGCTCCAGCGCTGGCGCAAGCAAGGCGGCACCGTAGACGGACGCCCTCACGCCAAACGGCCGACACCCGCTAACAAGCTAAGCGATGCAGAAGAGCAGCAGGTGCTGGAGGTTCTTCAGCAGCCGCCATACAGGAGCCTGCCGCCAAGCCAGATTGTGCCGGCGCTGGCCGATGAAGGAACCTACATCGCCTCCGAGTCCAGCTTTTACCGGGTGATGCATAAATACAATCAGCAGCACCATCGCGGGCGCAGCAAGAAACGCACGCCTAAACCCATCACCAGCCACGCTGCGAGCGGCCCGAATGAAGTATGGATGTGGGATATCACTTGGTTGCCAGGGCCCGTGAAGGGGTTGTTCTTCTACCTGTATCTCATCCTGGATTTGTACAGCCGTAAAATTGTAGGCTGGGAGATTTGGGAAGAAGAGTCTGCCGAGCATGCCAGTCAATTGATCCGTCGTACGGTCGTGCGAGAGCAATGCGTGATTCGTCGGCAGCCGCTTGTGCTTCACTCGGATAACGGAAGCCCGATGAAGGGGGCCACGTTGCTGGAGACCCTGTACAGTTTGGGCATTACCCCCTCTCGAAGCCGACCACGCGTCAGCAACGACAACCCTTACGCAGAATCGATTTTCCGCACATGCAAGTACCGTCCTGGCTATCCAACGGAAGGCTTTAAGGCCTTGTCAGAGGCGCGTGAATGGGTCATGCGATTTGTTCGCTGGTACAACGAACAACATCGACACAGCGGACTGAATTTTATTACACCTAACCAGCGGCATGAAGGATTAGCACACCAAGTGTTTGAGAAACGCAAGGAGATTTATTTGGCCGCAAAAGCCAGAAACCCTAATCGCTGGTCTGGCACCATTCGCGACTGGAGCCTGAAAGATGAAGTCTGGCTGAATCCTGAAAAAGTGACGCTTATTCAAGCTGCAAAAAAATCGCTATCTTAA
- a CDS encoding transposase → MENVNPVTKEFKQSIVQRMMPPYNEPVSRLAKEIGLSETTLFKWKKAAKAQGMTPADDVQPERWSTQEKFAVVVETASLSEIELAEYCRTKGLFVEQVEAWRDACMQANGGMASQANRLQKELREKEQENKALNRELKRKEAALAEAAALLVLRKKAQAIWGDQEDE, encoded by the coding sequence GTGGAGAACGTGAATCCCGTAACCAAAGAATTCAAGCAAAGCATTGTACAACGTATGATGCCCCCGTACAACGAGCCGGTCAGTCGGCTTGCTAAGGAAATCGGTCTATCGGAGACGACTTTATTTAAGTGGAAGAAGGCGGCAAAAGCACAAGGTATGACGCCTGCCGATGACGTACAGCCCGAACGTTGGAGTACGCAGGAGAAGTTCGCTGTCGTTGTCGAAACCGCAAGTTTGAGCGAAATCGAGCTGGCGGAGTATTGTCGGACAAAAGGGCTGTTTGTTGAGCAGGTGGAAGCATGGCGCGATGCGTGTATGCAAGCTAATGGCGGAATGGCCTCGCAAGCGAACAGGCTTCAGAAGGAACTCCGCGAGAAAGAGCAAGAGAACAAGGCATTAAATCGAGAGCTAAAGCGCAAAGAAGCAGCGCTCGCCGAAGCCGCCGCCTTGTTGGTGTTGCGAAAAAAGGCCCAAGCGATCTGGGGGGACCAAGAGGACGAATGA
- a CDS encoding type III restriction-modification system endonuclease — protein MKIKFKHQQFQLDAVKSIVDVFQGQPNESSRFTLDKGRRQKSVEIGDLFQQTSGIDSEYGFKNNPIKLVDQEVLSNIQAMQRQNGLKLSERLEGKYNLTVEMETGTGKTYTYIRTMFELYKKYGWSKFIIVVPSIAIREGVLKTFQITEDHFMAEYGSKARYFVYNSKQLHHIEKFASDAGINVMIINAQAFNAKGKDARRITMELDDFQSRRPIDVIASTNPILIIDEPQSVEGQKTKEALKDFKALFTLRYSATHREDYNKVYRLDALDAYNMKLVKKISVKGISVKGSSGTNSYVYLEGIDVSNKHAPIARLEYEKRTKTGLTKVSKKIVAGDDLYQLSENLEQYKGYKVSEINGQNNSISFINGVTLFAGDVQGDVSELHFRRIQIRETLKSHFEKERVLFHKGIKVLSLFFIDEVSKYRQYDKEGNERNGDYADIFEEEYMELLNEQLSLFADDPYVQYLNMIRVKDTHKGYFSIDKKSNRFVDSKVSARETDSDDADAYDLIMRQKEQLLSFEEPTRFIFSHSALKEGWDNPNVFQICTLKHSDSTIKKRQEVGRGLRLCVNKYGERIDSSIPGIDVHEINALTVVASESYEQFAKQLQGEIAATLSDRPRKADNSFFLEKVLVNARGEQLKIDERLANKLQNAFIRNGYTDDDYNLTDVYFAAVEEQTIKLPDELNAYQEQLIELVKTIYVEGKSDMTNDDRKNTVPNITVNSNFHKKEFKELWSRINKRSVYTVQFDSEELVRKSIMVIDMSLDVPSIRYSIKHGEMNEIESREQLKQGEAFVIRETDADYIHQAAASKIKYDLIGKLMDETKLTRKTIVAIMKGIKQAKFMLFQKNPEEFILRASRLINEQKATTIIESITYDVINDTFDTDVFTKNTLKGQLGQNAIAVEKHIYDYVVTDSKIERAFAKELDTSNEVHIYAKLPRGFYIPTPVGDYNPDWAIVFKEGDVKHIYFIAETKGSLDSMELREVEKAKIECARRHFAKLNSDQLKYDVVNSYEKLMEIVRG, from the coding sequence ATGAAGATTAAATTCAAACACCAGCAGTTCCAATTGGATGCAGTAAAGAGCATTGTTGACGTATTTCAAGGACAACCCAACGAATCCTCACGTTTTACGCTTGATAAAGGTCGGAGACAAAAGAGTGTGGAAATCGGCGACCTTTTTCAACAAACAAGCGGCATTGATTCGGAATATGGGTTCAAGAACAATCCCATCAAGCTAGTCGATCAGGAAGTTCTGAGCAATATTCAAGCGATGCAACGTCAGAATGGATTGAAACTATCGGAGCGGCTTGAGGGCAAATACAATTTGACGGTTGAAATGGAAACTGGTACGGGTAAAACCTATACCTATATTCGGACGATGTTCGAGTTGTACAAAAAGTACGGTTGGAGCAAATTCATTATCGTTGTTCCTTCGATCGCGATTCGTGAAGGTGTACTGAAGACATTTCAGATTACCGAAGACCACTTCATGGCGGAGTATGGATCGAAGGCACGTTACTTCGTTTATAATTCCAAGCAGCTGCATCATATCGAGAAGTTCGCCAGTGACGCTGGCATTAACGTGATGATTATTAACGCTCAGGCGTTTAATGCCAAGGGAAAGGATGCAAGAAGAATAACGATGGAGCTGGATGACTTTCAATCTCGACGACCGATTGATGTAATCGCTAGCACCAATCCTATACTCATCATCGACGAGCCGCAATCGGTTGAAGGTCAGAAGACGAAAGAGGCATTGAAGGATTTTAAGGCGTTATTCACGCTGCGATATTCGGCAACTCACCGAGAAGACTACAACAAGGTCTATCGCCTCGATGCTTTGGATGCCTACAACATGAAACTGGTCAAGAAGATTAGCGTCAAAGGCATCTCAGTCAAAGGATCAAGCGGAACGAACAGTTATGTGTACCTCGAAGGAATCGATGTCAGCAATAAGCATGCCCCAATAGCCCGGCTTGAGTATGAAAAGCGAACCAAAACCGGATTAACCAAAGTATCCAAGAAGATTGTCGCTGGCGATGACCTCTATCAATTGTCTGAGAACTTGGAGCAGTATAAAGGTTACAAGGTATCCGAAATCAACGGTCAGAATAACAGTATCAGCTTTATAAATGGTGTTACGCTGTTCGCCGGAGACGTGCAAGGAGATGTGAGCGAGCTTCATTTCCGGCGAATCCAGATTCGAGAGACGCTGAAATCTCACTTTGAAAAGGAGCGGGTGCTGTTTCATAAAGGGATCAAAGTGCTCTCGCTCTTCTTTATCGACGAAGTTTCCAAATATCGACAATACGATAAGGAAGGCAACGAACGGAACGGCGATTATGCGGATATCTTTGAGGAAGAGTACATGGAACTCCTGAACGAACAACTGTCATTGTTCGCGGATGACCCGTATGTTCAATATTTGAATATGATTCGCGTAAAGGATACGCATAAAGGTTATTTCTCCATCGACAAAAAGAGCAATCGGTTCGTTGATTCCAAAGTGTCTGCCAGAGAAACCGACTCCGATGATGCGGATGCATACGACCTGATTATGCGACAGAAGGAGCAACTTCTCAGCTTTGAGGAACCAACGCGTTTTATTTTCTCCCACTCGGCGTTGAAGGAAGGCTGGGACAACCCGAACGTATTCCAGATTTGCACGCTCAAGCACAGTGATTCCACGATCAAGAAGCGGCAGGAAGTTGGGCGTGGATTGCGGCTCTGCGTGAACAAATATGGCGAACGGATCGACTCCAGTATTCCGGGTATTGACGTTCACGAGATCAATGCACTAACCGTTGTCGCAAGTGAATCCTATGAGCAATTTGCCAAGCAACTTCAGGGCGAGATTGCCGCGACATTGTCGGATCGCCCACGCAAGGCAGATAATAGCTTCTTCTTGGAAAAAGTCCTTGTGAATGCCCGCGGCGAACAATTGAAGATCGATGAGAGACTCGCAAACAAGCTGCAAAACGCGTTCATTCGTAACGGCTATACCGACGATGACTATAATCTGACGGATGTTTATTTTGCAGCGGTTGAAGAACAAACCATTAAACTGCCCGACGAGTTGAATGCATATCAAGAGCAGCTCATTGAACTGGTTAAAACGATCTACGTTGAAGGCAAGTCGGACATGACGAATGATGACAGGAAGAATACAGTTCCGAATATCACGGTGAACAGCAACTTCCATAAAAAAGAATTCAAGGAGTTGTGGAGCCGGATCAATAAAAGATCGGTTTACACAGTTCAGTTCGACTCGGAAGAATTAGTGCGGAAGAGCATCATGGTGATTGATATGAGCTTGGACGTGCCTTCCATTCGGTATTCCATCAAGCATGGAGAAATGAATGAGATCGAATCCCGTGAACAACTGAAGCAGGGAGAAGCATTCGTTATTCGAGAGACGGACGCGGATTACATTCACCAAGCTGCGGCATCGAAGATCAAATACGACTTGATCGGCAAACTGATGGATGAAACGAAGCTCACCAGAAAAACGATTGTGGCCATCATGAAAGGCATCAAGCAAGCGAAGTTCATGCTGTTCCAGAAGAATCCCGAGGAGTTTATACTTCGGGCGTCCAGACTGATCAATGAGCAGAAGGCGACGACGATCATTGAATCCATTACGTATGATGTGATCAATGATACGTTCGATACCGATGTGTTTACGAAGAACACGCTGAAAGGCCAGCTGGGACAAAACGCGATAGCGGTTGAGAAGCACATCTATGACTATGTCGTGACGGATTCCAAGATCGAGCGGGCTTTCGCAAAAGAGCTGGATACGAGCAACGAAGTACACATTTATGCCAAGCTGCCGCGAGGCTTCTACATCCCGACGCCTGTCGGCGATTACAACCCGGACTGGGCGATTGTATTCAAAGAAGGCGACGTGAAGCACATATACTTTATTGCTGAAACTAAAGGTTCTCTGGACTCCATGGAGCTGCGTGAAGTTGAGAAGGCTAAGATTGAATGTGCACGAAGGCATTTTGCTAAGCTGAATTCGGATCAACTGAAGTACGATGTGGTTAACAGCTATGAGAAGTTGATGGAGATAGTGCGAGGATAA